GGGCACCGGCGTGGATGCGAGAAAGTTCGAAGAGGTCGCCGACCATGTCGTTGAGGCGTTCGACCTCGGTGCGGATCTGGCGGAGGTAGCGGTCCGGGTCGGCGGCGACCCCGTCCTCCAGGGCCTCCGACATCGCGCGCAGCCCGGCGAGAGGGGTGCGCAGGTCGTGCGAGATCCACGCGACCAGTTCGCGGCGCGAGGTCTCCAGGGCGCGTTCGCGGTCGCGGGACTCGGCGAGCTTCGCACTGGTCGCCGCCAGCTCGCGGCCCAGCGCGGCGAGTTCGGCGGTCGCCGGGCCGACGGGCGGCGCGAAGTCGCCGCCGTCGCCGAAGGAGCGGGCTGCGAGGGTGAGCGCCCGGCTGCGGGCGACGACCCAGCGGCCGAGGAGCAGCGCGGTCGCGAGGGACACGACGGCCGCCATGGCCACGACGGTCGTGACGACGGTCAGGTCGTGCGAGGACAGGAACATCGCCCACGCCACGGCCAGCGTCCCCGCGAGCATCGCGGTGACGGCCACGGCGGCGACCACGGTGAGCGACGCGGTCAGCGAGCGCCGCCGGATCAGCCACAGCACGCCCGCGCCGAGCACCCCGGCCGCGGCGGCACCGAGGAAGGCGAAGAGGGCCATGAGCAAAATGTCACGCATCGTCAGTCCGCCTCCTCGACGGCGGGCGCCGCGTCGAAGCGGTAGCCGACTCCCCACACCGTCTGGATCAGGCGGGGGTTCGCCGGGTCGTCCTCGACCTTGCCGCGCAGGCGGCGGACGTGGACCGTGACCGTCGACAGGTCGCCGAAGTCCCAGCCCCACACCTCGCGCATCAGGTCCTCGCGGCCGTACGCCCGGCCGGGGTTGCGGAGGAAGAAGGCGAGGAGGTCGAACTCGCGGATGGTGAGGGCGAGTTCGGAGCCGTTCTTGGTGGCGCGGCGGGCCGCGGGGTCGACGGTGAGACCGGCCGCGTGGAGGGGGTGCGCGGCGCCGGCGGGCCGGGTACGGCGCAGTACGGACTCGACGCGCAGGACCAGCTCGCGGGGGCTGAAGGGCTTCGTGACGTAGTCGTCGGCGCCCACCTCGAGGCCCAGGATCCGGTCGTCCTCGTCACCGCGCGCGGTGAGCATGATGACCGGCACGGGCCCGCGTCCGCGCATCCGGCGGCACACCTCCAGACCGTCCATCCCCGGCAGCATCAGGTCCAGCACCACGAGGTCCGGCCAGTGCGCGGCGGCGCGGGCGAGCGCGCCGGGGCCGTCCGCGGCGCGGTCCACGACGTAACCCGCACGGTCGAGGTAGCCGGAGACGATCTCGGCGACGGTCGGGTCGTCGTCGACGACGAGGACGCGCATCGCGTCTCCGTACCCGCCCGGGACCTCTGCGCGCCCGCCGGAGACCTCCGCGTACCCGTTCCAGGCGTCTGCGCGCCCACCGCCCGGGACGCCCCCGTCCCCGCTCGGGAGGCCCCCGTCCCCGTTCGGGTCAGGACCGGCACCTGGAGATTCGTACGGCTGCTGCATGCCTACAGCCTCGCACCGGCCCCGCTCCCGTGGCGTACGCCCGCCCCGACGTCCGTGTTTCGTAAGGAGCCGAAGTCCCCTTCCTCCCTTTTGCGTTCGTAGGGTGAAAGCCGTGACAACCTCTCCCGAGCAGCACTCCCCGGCCGCCGAAGTCGATGTGGTCCTGCCCTGCCTGAACGAAGCCGAGGCCCTCCCCTGGGTGCTGGACCGCATCCCGTCCGGCTGGCGCGCGCTGGTCGTGGACAACGGCTCCACGGACGGCTCGGACCGCATCGCCCGCGAGCTCGGCGCGACCGTCGTGCGCGAGGAGCGCCGCGGGTTCGGCGCCGCCTGCCACGCGGGGCTGACCGCCGCCACCGCGGAGTACGTCTGCTTCTGCGACTGCGACGCCTCGCTCGATCCGGCCCTGCTCGTGCCGTTCGTACGGGAGGTGCGCGCGGGCGGGGCCGACCTCGTGCTCGGGCGGCGCCGTCCCCAGGGGCGGGGCACCTGGCCCGCGCACGCCCGCGCGGGCAACCTCGCGCTGGCGCGCATGCTGCGCCGCCGCACGGGACTGCGTCTGCACGACCTCGGCCCGCTGCGCGCCGCCCGCCGCGAACCCCTCCTCGGCCTCGCCCTCACGGACCGCCGCAGCGGCTACCCGCTCCAGATGGTCGTCCGCGCCGCCGACGCCGGCTGGCGCATCACCGAACACGACGTGCCGTATCTCCCGCGCACCGGCGCCTCCAAGGTCACCGGCACCTGGCGCGGCACCTGGCAGGCGGTACGGGACATGCGCCGCGTCCTGGCCGAGCCGCCGGTCGCCCCCGCGCCGGCCCAGAAAGGAACCGCCCGGTGAGCACCCTGCTCGTCATCGCCAAGGAGCCACGGCCGGGCCGGGTGAAGACCCGGCTCACCCCGCCGTTCACGCCCCGGGAGGCGGCCGCACTCGCCGAGGCGTCGCTCGTCGACACCCTGCACGCGGTGCTGGCGACGCCCGCGCGACGGCGGGTCCTCGTCCTCGACGGGGAGACCGGCCCGTGGCTGCCGCCCGGCTTCGAGGTCGTACCACAGTGCGCGGGCGGCCTCGACGAACGGCTCGCCGCGGCCTTCGCGGGCTGCGACGGTCCCGCCCTGCTCATCGGCATGGACACGCCTCAGGTGACCCCCGGCCTCCTCACCGTCGACTTCGCCGACTGCGACGCGTACTTCGGCCCCGCCGAGGACGGCGGCTTCTGGGCCCTCGGCCTCGCCGCCCCCGCCCCGGAACTCCTGCGCGGCGTCCCCATGTCCACGGACACCACCGGGGCCGTACAGCGACATCGCCTGACGGCCGCGGGCCTGCGCGTCCGGGACCTGCCCCTGCTGCGCGACGTCGACACGGCGTACGACGCGGAGCTGGTCGCCGCCGCGGCGCCGCACGGGCGCTTCGCCCGGGAACTGGCCCGGCTGACGGCGGGGGCGGGCCGATGACGACGACGGAGCCGATGACCACGACGGTGCAGCCGATGACAACGGCGGTGGAACCGATGACGGCGGCGGTGGAACCGATGACGGCGGCGGACGAGACGGCTCCAGCGCCGGGACGGGCGAACCCCGCACCCCGCCATCCCTGGTCCGACGACCCGTACACCGACGCCCTCCGCGCCGGTCGTGGCCCCCTCTACCTGCGCCGCTCCGACGGCTGGCTGCTGCCGTTGGAGGTCGAGCGGTGGTGCGCCGGGGCCGATGACGTGGATCTGGAGGTGGTGCGGCGGTGCGAGGGGGCCGTGCTGGATGTGGGGTGCGGGCCCGGACGGCTGGTGGCCGCGCTGGCCGCCCAGGGCAGGCGGGCGTTGGGCATCGACGTCAGCGCGGCGGCCGTCGATCACACCGTGCGGCTGGGCGGGCAGGCCCTGCGCCGGTCGGTGTTCGAAACGGTCCCGGGCGAGGGACGCTGGGACACCGCCCTGCTCATCGACGGCAACCTCGGCATCGGGGGCGATCCGTCCGCCCTGCTCCGACGGATCGCCCACCTCGTCGCGCCCCACGGGCTGTTGATCGCCGAGACCGTCCCCGACCTGGACGTCGACGAACGGGTGCGGGTCCGCGTCGCCGACGGCCGCGGTGCCACCGGTACGCCCTTCCCCTGGGCCCGCCTGGGCGCCCCGGCCCTGTTCCGGCACGCGGCACGCGCGGGATGGCGCCCG
This genomic interval from Streptomyces dengpaensis contains the following:
- a CDS encoding glycosyltransferase family 2 protein, producing MKAVTTSPEQHSPAAEVDVVLPCLNEAEALPWVLDRIPSGWRALVVDNGSTDGSDRIARELGATVVREERRGFGAACHAGLTAATAEYVCFCDCDASLDPALLVPFVREVRAGGADLVLGRRRPQGRGTWPAHARAGNLALARMLRRRTGLRLHDLGPLRAARREPLLGLALTDRRSGYPLQMVVRAADAGWRITEHDVPYLPRTGASKVTGTWRGTWQAVRDMRRVLAEPPVAPAPAQKGTAR
- a CDS encoding sensor histidine kinase, coding for MRDILLMALFAFLGAAAAGVLGAGVLWLIRRRSLTASLTVVAAVAVTAMLAGTLAVAWAMFLSSHDLTVVTTVVAMAAVVSLATALLLGRWVVARSRALTLAARSFGDGGDFAPPVGPATAELAALGRELAATSAKLAESRDRERALETSRRELVAWISHDLRTPLAGLRAMSEALEDGVAADPDRYLRQIRTEVERLNDMVGDLFELSRIHAGALALSPSRVSVYDLVGDALAGADPLARELGVRLVGDRIEAVPVEVDGKEMSRVLGNLLVNAIRRTPADGTVAVAAERSDAGVVLSVTDGCGGIPEEDLPRVFDTGWRGTHARTPPAGAGLGLAIVRGIVEAHQGRAAVRNVPGGCRFEVTLPMAGA
- a CDS encoding TIGR04282 family arsenosugar biosynthesis glycosyltransferase, with translation MSTLLVIAKEPRPGRVKTRLTPPFTPREAAALAEASLVDTLHAVLATPARRRVLVLDGETGPWLPPGFEVVPQCAGGLDERLAAAFAGCDGPALLIGMDTPQVTPGLLTVDFADCDAYFGPAEDGGFWALGLAAPAPELLRGVPMSTDTTGAVQRHRLTAAGLRVRDLPLLRDVDTAYDAELVAAAAPHGRFARELARLTAGAGR
- a CDS encoding response regulator transcription factor translates to MRVLVVDDDPTVAEIVSGYLDRAGYVVDRAADGPGALARAAAHWPDLVVLDLMLPGMDGLEVCRRMRGRGPVPVIMLTARGDEDDRILGLEVGADDYVTKPFSPRELVLRVESVLRRTRPAGAAHPLHAAGLTVDPAARRATKNGSELALTIREFDLLAFFLRNPGRAYGREDLMREVWGWDFGDLSTVTVHVRRLRGKVEDDPANPRLIQTVWGVGYRFDAAPAVEEAD